The following are encoded together in the Daucus carota subsp. sativus chromosome 5, DH1 v3.0, whole genome shotgun sequence genome:
- the LOC135152724 gene encoding uncharacterized protein LOC135152724, with product MEQGSNTATLSTRKPCTRTPLSNITNIPSFTNLPNRRDKRKEKAINKDWEDVPLKDWSRNLFEEEFSNRTKTIPNLYDDKDETTAEGGYFSDDGLFDSECSEDDLHGPTNSEPDCSSESENGEEHSARSSGNKKKTRANQYIPEEYATLGAPSYKCIHCHAQLWHDERVNKGEVSLPPTPQTPAYLLSLYNDEVKGRDFKRSIRLYNAMFAFTSAGGNVDHSINKGRGPYVYRLNGQNHHVFGSLIPDDGDTPKFCQLYIYDTNNEVNNRLRWVNVADGQVVDAEVVDGLIQMLDENNELVKKFRMARDRWENNDLVDLKLELKVCRSQSGRENHISPSDEVAGIMVGSSSNTTPDRDIIIEPKMGKLKRVSYVHPKFMALQYPLLFPNGEDGYHDKIPFNSADPDNLSDRDYLSMKDYYAYRFQIRQNEALTPRLGGRLFQQHIVDAFSSIEQTRLWWFRKNQTILRNELYSHICDSVRNGNANSADVGKGVILPSGFVGSKRYMQQNFQDALAVCRHVGHPDVFLTMTCNPLWDEIQKMMQLVPGCETENSPDIISRVFRLKLDQLTTDIKKNGHFGVCVGVMYVVEFQKRGLPHVHMLIWLDSASKKYLKNNVDKFVSAEIPDPVKDPVGYAAVKAFMIHGPCGLQNPKSPCMKGMKCIRHFPKKYCPRTMFDESGFPLYKRRRQNITVKVRNAELDNQWVVPYNRDLLVKYQCHMNIEICCHARSLKYLFKYCLKGHDTATVHVTGRKRTSSNVNPNEPVDEIQAYFDGRYICGAESAYRIFGFPIHHRTISVERLPFHLPGQKNCTFSSSQPLQKVAEKEKDKLSKLEAFFLLCAFDSNARKCTYQQIPEHYVWNDGQRRWNPRKRGFQIGRLSYTHHSSGEVWFMRLLLTKVCGPTSFKSLRTVNGVCHATFRDACKDYGLLDDDKEWHEVIQQCANGGLPPQIRQLFVHIIVNCKVTDLLHLWNSHWKHMVEDILLKRRQLAKDDNLMLNDKQVQFYALAEIDDLLRSIGKSLKNFPQLPQPPSSYLNHGSNNLIIEETSYNIAEMKAENEKLLETMNEEQSHVYNAILHSVHNKEGGLFFVYGSGGCGKTYLWRSLISKLRSEGEIVLPVASSGIAATLLPGGRTAHSRFKIPIVLDEFSLCAFWRDNSTFGRRF from the exons ATGGAACAAG GATCAAACACGGCAACCCTAAGTACCAGGAAGCCATGTACTAGGACTCCACTATCGAATATCACAAACATACCCTCTTTTACAAACCTGCCTAACAGAAGAGACAAACGTAAAGAAAAAGCAATTAACAAAGACTGGGAAGATGTACCTCTCAAAGATTGGAGTCGTAATCTTTTTGAGGAGGAGTTCAGCAACCGAACGAAGACCATTCCTAATCTGTACGATGATAAAG ATGAAACCACAGCTGAAGGTGGCTACTTCTCAGATGATGGTTTGTTTGATTCTGAGTGCAGTGAAG atGATTTGCACGgcccaacaaactctgaaccggATTGCTCATCTGAATCTGAAAATG GTGAAGAACACAGTGCCAGGTCTTCTGGAAATAAGAAGAAGACACGTGCTAATCAGTACATACCCGAGGAGTATGCAACACTTGGCGCTCCTTCGTACAAGTGTATTCACTGCCATGCTCAGCTCTGGCACGATGAACGTGTGAACAAAG GTGAGGTCAGTTTACCTCCGACACCTCAAACTCCTGCTTACCTGTTGTCACTGTACAACGATGAAGTAAAAGGTCGTGATTTCAAAAGGAGTATTAGACTGTACAATGCAATGTTTGCATTTACATCTGCTGGGGGGAATGTAGATCATTCTATAAACAAGGGCAGAGGACCATATGTTTACCGCCTCAACGGTCAAAATCATCATGTGTTTGGTTCTCTAATTCCGGATGACGGCGACACACCGAAATTTTGTCAACTCTACATATATGATACTAATAACGAAGTTAACAACAGATTGCGTTGGGTAAATGTTGCTGATGGTCAGGTTGTAGATGCAGAAGTTGTTGATGGACTGATCCAAATGCTGGATGAAAATAATGAATTAGTGAAGAAATTTAGAATGGCACGTGATAGATGGGAGAATAATGATTTAGTTGATTTGAAATTGGAGCTTAAGGTTTGTCGATCGCAGTCGGGTCGGGAGAACCATATTTCTCCCTCTGACGAAGTTGCAGGGATAATGGTTGGTTCCAGTTCTAATACTACTCCTGACCGTGACATAATAATTGAGCCAAAGATGGGTAAGCTGAAACGAGTATCCTATGTTCATCCGAAGTTTATGGCACTCCAATATCCGCTTTTATTTCCGAATGGAGAAGATGGCTACCATGACAAAATTCCATTTAATAGCGCTGATCCTGATAATCTAAGTGATCGTGATTACTTATCAATGAAGGATTACTATGCTTATAGGTTTCAGATTCGACAAAATGAAG CTTTGACACCTAGGCTTGGTGGTAGGCTCTTTCAACAACACATTGTTGATGCATTCTCCTCCATTGAACAAACACGGTTATGGTGGTTCAGGAAAAACCAGACCATATTAAGGAATGAACTTTATAGCCATATCTGTGATTCTGTACGCAATGGGAATGCTAATTCAGCTGATGTTGGAAAAGGAGTAATTCTACCTTCAGGCTTTGTCGGATCAAAGAGGTACATGCAACAGAATTTTCAAGACGCTTTGGCGGTTTGTAGACATGTTGGTCATCCGGATGTTTTCCTAACGATGACTTGCAATCCTTTGTGGGATGAAATTCAAAAGATGATGCAATTGGTACCTGGTTGCGAGACAGAAAACTCACCAGATATTATATCTCGAGTTTTCCGATTGAAACTTGATCAACTAACAACTGACATTAAGAAGAATGGCCATTTTGGTGTTTGTGTTGGAG TTATGTACGTGGTTGAGTTCCAGAAGAGAGGTCTTCCGCACGTTCACATGCTCATATGGCTTGACAGTGCATCGAAGAAATATCTTAAGAATAACGTGGACAAATTTGTGTCAGCAGAAATACCTGATCCGGTTAAAGATCCCGTTGGCTATGCAGCAGTCAAAGCCTTTATGATACATGGCCCATGTGGCCTTCAAAATCCTAAATCTCCCTGCATGAAAGGCATGAAATGTATCCGGCATTTTCCCAAAAA GTACTGCCCAAGAACTATGTTTGATGAGAGCGGTTTCCCACTATACAAACGGCGTCGACAAAACATCACTGTCAAAGTTCGCAATGCGGAGTTGGATAACCAGTGGGTAGTGCCTTATAACAGAGATTTATTAGTCAAGTACCAATGCCATATGAATATTGAAATCTGCTGTCATGCTCGAAgccttaaatatttattcaaatattgcTTGAAAGGGCATGATACAGCAACTGTTCATGTCACTGGTAGGAAGCGAACATCATCGAATGTAAATCCTAATGAGCCTGTAGATGAAATTCAGGCTTACTTTGACGGGAGGTACATATGTGGTGCTGAGTCTGCTTATAGGATTTTCGGGTTCCCTATACACCACCGCACTATCTCTGTGGAGCGTTTACCATTTCATTTGCCCGGACAGAAGAATTGTACCTTCTCCTCCAGCCAGCCTTTACAGAAAGTTGCAGAGAAGGAAAAAGACAAGCTAAGCAAGCTCGAAGCTTTTTTTCTACTGTGTGCTTTCGATAGTAATGCCAGAAAATGTACATACCAGCAAATCCCAGAGCACTATGTCTGGAATGATGGTCAGAGGAGATGGAATCCAAGAAAGAGAGGTTTTCAAATTGGACGTTTATCATACACGCATCATAGTAGTGGTGAAGTATGGTTCATGCGTTTGCTCCTCACAAAGGTTTGTGGTCCAACATCATTTAAAAGTCTGAGAACAGTTAATGGTGTATGTCATGCGACTTTTCGCGATGCCTGCAAGGACTATGGTTTGCTTGATGATGACAAAGAGTGGCATGAAGTTATACAGCAATGTGCAAATGGTGGTTTACCACCACAGATAAGACAACTATTTGTGCACATAATAGTAAATTGCAAGGTCACAGATTTATTACATCTGTGGAATTCCCATTGGAAACACATGGTTGAAGACATTTTACTTAAACGTCGTCAACTGGCCAAGGATGATAACCTCATGCTTAATGATAAGCAGGTCCAATTTTATGctcttgcag aaatagATGATTTGCTCAGATCAATAGGGAAGTCATTGAAGAATTTTCCACAATTACCACAACCTCCAAGCTCATATTTAAACCATGGTTCCAACAACTTGATTATAGAAGAAACCAGTTACAATATTGCTGAGATGAAAGCCGAGAATGAAAAATTGTTGGAAACAATGAATGAAGAACAAAGTCATGTGTACAATGCTATACTGCATTCTGTTCATAACAAAGAaggtggacttttttttgtATATGGAAGTGGTGGATGTGGTAAGACGTATTTGTGGAGGTCTTTGATATCAAAGCTAAGGTCAGAAGGAGAGATTGTTCTTCCAGTCGCCTCTTCTGGCATTGCAGCTACGTTATTGCCTGGTGGTCGCACCGCGCATTCACGTTTCAAGATTCCTATTGTCCTTGATGAATTCTCACTATGCG CCTTTTGGAGGGATAACAGTACTTTTGGGAGGCGATTTTAG
- the LOC108222644 gene encoding myb family transcription factor PHL5 isoform X1: MNSHNIGCQERTQRDLDLDVYDYESEQFFEKKAYHRGVLEAGTIPQDLISPANSSSTMMSYTSLPTSAFYATEVYMGLPQVNYQVGSSTSSPELSKNYDAQMVSYQPYENEFGTESLERTNHWQGDSCNYQYSFDYQKSYSERDQLLQLKRKLLGNFNTPDNRRQVSIPFGGNTDISISHSLYADRLEYTRQSARTSCNTAAAISNKTRIRWSQNLHDRFVDSVNRLGGAEKATPKAILRLMDSEGLTIFHVKSHLQKYRNAKCMADSAEEKSQNMTTRNDQDQQIDIQTGLQLKEALKLQIDVQKSLHEQLEVYNFLLNSFHWKRSIYLRTFCSNRSSEICS, from the exons ATGAATAGCCACAACATTGGTTGCCAAGAGAGGACTCAACGAGATCTTGACTTGGATGTATATGATTATGAATCCGAAcaattttttgagaaaaaggCTTACCACAGGGGAGTTCTTGAAGCAGGGACAATACCTCAGGACTTGATTAGCCCTGCTAATTCATCCAGCACAATGATGAGCTATACTAGTTTACCAACTTCTGCTTTTTACGCAACTGAAGTATACATGGGGCTTCCtcaggttaattatcaagttggtagTTCTACTTCTTCTCCAGAATTATCCAAGAATTATGATGCTCAGATGGTCTCCTATCAGCCATACGAAAACGAATTTGGTACTGAATCCCTGGAACGAACCAACCATTGGCAAGGTGACTCCTGTAACTATCAGTACAGCTTTGATTATCAGAAATCTTATTCTGAGAGAGACCAGCTTTTGCAGCTCAAAAGAAAGTTGCTTGGGAATTTCAACACTCCAGATAATAGGAGGCAAGTATCAATACCTTTCGGTGGAAATACTGATATTAGT ATCTCACACAGCTTGTATGCTGATCGACTTGAATATACAAGGCAATCCGCAAGAACTTCTTGTAATACTGCAGCTGCTATATCAAATAAGACGCGAATCAGATGGAGTCAAAATCTTCATGATCGGTTTGTTGACAGTGTGAATCGCCTTGGCGGTGCTGAAA AGGCGACACCAAAGGCAATACTGAGGCTGATGGACTCTGAGGGATTGACTATCTTTCATGTGAAAAGTCATTTACAG AAATACCGAAATGCAAAGTGTATGGCAGACTCCGCAGAGG AAAAGTCTCAGAACATGACTACCAGGAATGATCAAGATCAACAAATCGACATACAGAC AGGCCTGCAACTCAAGGAAGCGTTAAAATTGCAAATAGACGTCCAAAAGAGTCTTCATGAGCAACTTGAGGTTTATAATTTCTTGCTTAATTCTTTTCACTGGAAAAGATCAATATATTTACGCACATTTTGTTCAAACAGATCCAGCGAAATCTGCAGTTGA
- the LOC108222644 gene encoding myb family transcription factor PHL5 isoform X2: MNSHNIGCQERTQRDLDLDVYDYESEQFFEKKAYHRGVLEAGTIPQDLISPANSSSTMMSYTSLPTSAFYATEVYMGLPQVNYQVGSSTSSPELSKNYDAQMVSYQPYENEFGTESLERTNHWQGDSCNYQYSFDYQKSYSERDQLLQLKRKLLGNFNTPDNRRQVSIPFGGNTDISISHSLYADRLEYTRQSARTSCNTAAAISNKTRIRWSQNLHDRFVDSVNRLGGAEKATPKAILRLMDSEGLTIFHVKSHLQKYRNAKCMADSAEEKSQNMTTRNDQDQQIDIQTGLQLKEALKLQIDVQKSLHEQLEIQRNLQLRIEEQGKQLKLMFEEQQKANK, translated from the exons ATGAATAGCCACAACATTGGTTGCCAAGAGAGGACTCAACGAGATCTTGACTTGGATGTATATGATTATGAATCCGAAcaattttttgagaaaaaggCTTACCACAGGGGAGTTCTTGAAGCAGGGACAATACCTCAGGACTTGATTAGCCCTGCTAATTCATCCAGCACAATGATGAGCTATACTAGTTTACCAACTTCTGCTTTTTACGCAACTGAAGTATACATGGGGCTTCCtcaggttaattatcaagttggtagTTCTACTTCTTCTCCAGAATTATCCAAGAATTATGATGCTCAGATGGTCTCCTATCAGCCATACGAAAACGAATTTGGTACTGAATCCCTGGAACGAACCAACCATTGGCAAGGTGACTCCTGTAACTATCAGTACAGCTTTGATTATCAGAAATCTTATTCTGAGAGAGACCAGCTTTTGCAGCTCAAAAGAAAGTTGCTTGGGAATTTCAACACTCCAGATAATAGGAGGCAAGTATCAATACCTTTCGGTGGAAATACTGATATTAGT ATCTCACACAGCTTGTATGCTGATCGACTTGAATATACAAGGCAATCCGCAAGAACTTCTTGTAATACTGCAGCTGCTATATCAAATAAGACGCGAATCAGATGGAGTCAAAATCTTCATGATCGGTTTGTTGACAGTGTGAATCGCCTTGGCGGTGCTGAAA AGGCGACACCAAAGGCAATACTGAGGCTGATGGACTCTGAGGGATTGACTATCTTTCATGTGAAAAGTCATTTACAG AAATACCGAAATGCAAAGTGTATGGCAGACTCCGCAGAGG AAAAGTCTCAGAACATGACTACCAGGAATGATCAAGATCAACAAATCGACATACAGAC AGGCCTGCAACTCAAGGAAGCGTTAAAATTGCAAATAGACGTCCAAAAGAGTCTTCATGAGCAACTTGAG ATCCAGCGAAATCTGCAGTTGAGGATTGAAGAGCAAGGAAAGCAGCTAAAACTTATGTTCGAGGAGCAACAGAAGGCAAACAAGTGA
- the LOC108220298 gene encoding transcription termination factor MTEF18, mitochondrial, which produces MLHLKKHILRSNLEWVCFKLSNNFESSKIAFRLSGSWQIVQNPRYYGKKRGNRNEDGTLICSKACRKEAQTALLEYLHSTRSIQFMDAENMSKNSPQFLENILKKFSDEENIGKSMTRFLRYHPINEFEPFFESIGLSPKEYSSFLPRNVFFLNDDKLLLENYYVLCNYGIARNKIGRIYKEATEVFQHDCEILQSKLKSFEELGFDKSIVSDIVVLNPYLLLENIFRDFLIAVEKLKTLGIECGWIKEHLLKGETFNWRHVYEILFLLLKMGCSKLLFPKILCQTPGLLFECSGRTASSLIGFLLKFGVTSNQIIDMFLHFPQSEVGLFAQNMRQSYHFLVEVELNGQEIGRIVRTHPELLGSCNLKKLNSLLVCMNVGKARLREIITKDPQVLKNWVMGSRVKPLKLKKESPQKQRIKFLLDLGYVENSPEMKKALKVFRGKAGELQDRFNYLVNAGLDRKDLLEMLKQAPQILNMSTDMLETKIDFLVNGLGYPVSSLVVFPAYISYTIQRVNLRYSMYNWLVAEGTAEPNLALSTIIACSDLAFIKQYVDHHPRGLEIWDKLKREIYSD; this is translated from the coding sequence ATGTTACATTTGAAGAAACATATATTAAGGTCTAATCTTGAATGGGTTTGCTTTAAATTGTCTAACAACTTTGAATCGTCAAAGATTGCTTTTCGGCTATCTGGGTCCTGGCAGATTGTTCAAAACCCTAGATATTATGGTAAGAAAAGAGGCAACAGAAATGAGGATGGTACATTAATTTGTAGTAAGGCTTGTAGAAAAGAGGCGCAGACTGCTTTGTTAGAATATTTGCACTCCACTAGGAGTATACAGTTTATGGATGCTGAAAATATGAGTAAGAATTCACCGcagtttcttgaaaatattttgaagaaatttaGTGACGAAGAAAATATTGGAAAATCGATGACTCGATTTTTGAGGTACCATCCGATAAATGAGTTTGAACCCTTTTTTGAGAGTATTGGTTTGAGTCCTAAAGAGTACTCTTCGTTTCTGCCGCGCAATGTGTTTTTCCTAAATGATGATAAGTTGTTGCTAGAGAATTACTATGTGTTGTGTAATTATGGTATTGCCCGGAATAAGATAGGGAGGATTTATAAGGAAGCTACGGAGGTTTTTCAGCATGATTGCGAGATTTTGCAATCAAAGctaaaatcttttgaagaattGGGGTTTGATAAGTCTATCGTCAGTGACATTGTTGTTTTAAACCCGTATCTTctgttggaaaatatttttagggaTTTCTTGATAGCAGTAGAAAAGTTGAAAACTCTGGGCATTGAGTGTGGTTGGATTAAGGAACATTTGTTGAAGGGGGAGACTTTCAATTGGAGACatgtgtatgagattttgttcTTGTTACTCAAAATGGGTTGCAGTAAGTTGCTATTCCCAAAAATTTTGTGCCAGACTCCAGGACTTCTTTTTGAGTGTTCTGGAAGAACAGCCAGTTCACTGATTGGTTTCTTACTAAAATTTGGAGTCACTTCTAATCAGATAATTGATATGTTTCTGCACTTCCCACAAAGCGAAGTTGGCTTATTTGCACAAAATATGAGACAATCCTATCATTTCCTTGTTGAGGTCGAATTAAATGGTCAGGAGATTGGGAGAATAGTGCGCACACACCCTGAATTGCTTGGTTCATGTAATTTAAAAAAGCTTAACAGCTTGTTAGTTTGCATGAATGTTGGTAAAGCTCGACTTCGTGAAATCATCACCAAAGACCCACAAGTTCTAAAGAATTGGGTTATGGGATCAAGAGTGAAGCCATTGAAACTAAAGAAAGAGAGTCCACAAAAACAGAGGATTAAGTTCTTGCTGGACCTAGGATATGTTGAGAACTCGCCTGAAATGAAAAAAGCTTTAAAGGTTTTTCGAGGCAAAGCAGGAGAACTTCAGgatagatttaattatttggtCAATGCTGGTTTGGATCGCAAGGATCTATTAGAAATGCTTAAACAAGCGCCTCAAATCCTTAATATGTCTACGGACATGCTTGAGACGAAGATTGATTTTCTTGTAAATGGTTTAGGTTATCCAGTGTCTTCTTTAGTAGTATTTCCAGCCTATATATCATACACAATACAACGAGTCAATCTTAGATATTCAATGTATAATTGGCTAGTTGCAGAAGGAACTGCAGAACCCAATCTAGCTTTAAGTACCATCATTGCATGCTCGGATTTGGCATTTATAAAGCAGTATGTAGATCATCATCCTAGAGGTCTTGAAATTTGGGATAAGTTGAAGAGAGAAATATATTCTGATTGA
- the LOC108220003 gene encoding squamosa promoter-binding-like protein 14 isoform X2, with product MGSYSSSSTSSDSLNGLKFGQKIYFEDVGGAGGGGGNNSNKSGGSGSVSCSSAGDVAPASPAKKGRFAAAGGQQPPRCQVEGCKVDLSDAKGYYARHKVCVMHSKSSKVVVSGNEQRFCQQCSRFHNLPEFDQGKRSCRRRLAGHNERRRKPPPGSLLSTRYGENSSGTGSFVMDFTSYPRATWRDQWTPTRAFEQVAGNQNHEFGRFLPWQSNSESPQPEIQGSTNNNPSHGTNLSSGGFFTGASDSSCALSLLSRQPCNLKGQSSNLGSNYELDTDNCHMGSPTAVHGTNISHLPSGSWDYKGNESGTSTLHMLSDSSLGQLTQPGNRVYAGELQVNQQSGRPSTSLEPSRAYYSSAHNMHWST from the exons ATGGGTTCCTACTCttcttcttctacttcatctgattCTCTTAATGGCTTGAAATTTGGTCAGAAAATCTACTTTGAGGATGTGGGTGgtgctggtggtggtggtgggaaCAATTCCAACAAATCTGGGGGGAGTGGGAGTGTGTCTTGTTCATCAGCTGGAGATGTGGCACCAGCTTCTCCAGCTAAGAAAGGTAGGTTTGCTGCTGCTGGTGGCCAGCAGCCCCCTAGGTGTCAAGTGGAAGGGTGTAAAGTAGATCTGAGTGATGCTAAAGGGTATTATGCCAGGCATAAAGTTTGTGTTATGCACTCAAAGTCAAGTAAGGTGGTTGTTTCAGGTAATGAGCAAAGATTTTGCCAGCAGTGTAGCAG GTTTCATAATCTGCCTGAATTTGATCAAGGAAAACGAAGCTGCCGTAGGCGTCTAGCTGGCCACAATGAGCGTCGTAGGAAGCCTCCTCCTGGATCATTACTGTCCACACGCTATGGAG AAAACAGCAGTGGAACTGGAAGCTTTGTGATGGACTTCACAAGTTATCCAAGGGCAACCTGGAGAGATCAGTGGACACCTACAAGAGCATTTGAGCAGGTGGCAGGAAATCAAAACCATGAGTTTGGAAGGTTTCTACCATGGCAAAGCAACTCAGAAAGTCCTCAGCCTGAGATTCAAGGTTCAACAAATAACAACCCCTCTCATGGTACTAATCTTTCTTCTGGAGGATTTTTCACTGGAGCATCCGACTCCAGCTGTGCTCTCTCTCTTCTGTCAAGGCAACCCTGCAATTTAAAAGGCCAATCCTCAAATCTTGGGTCAAACTATGAACTGGATACCGATAACTGCCACATGGGTTCACCCACAGCAGTTCATGGGACTAACATCAGTCATCTCCCCAGTGGCTCTTGGGATTACAAGGGCAATGAAAGTGGAACCAGCACCCTTCACATGCTTTCTGATTCTAGTCTTGGTCAACTTACACAGCCTGGGAACAGGGTCTATGCTGGGGAGCTGCAAGTGAACCAGCAGAGTGGAAGACCATCCACAAGTCTGGAGCCATCGAGGGCTTACTACTCTTCCGCACACAATATGCATTGGTCAACTTGA
- the LOC108220003 gene encoding squamosa promoter-binding-like protein 14 isoform X1, whose product MGSYSSSSTSSDSLNGLKFGQKIYFEDVGGAGGGGGNNSNKSGGSGSVSCSSAGDVAPASPAKKGRFAAAGGQQPPRCQVEGCKVDLSDAKGYYARHKVCVMHSKSSKVVVSGNEQRFCQQCSRFHNLPEFDQGKRSCRRRLAGHNERRRKPPPGSLLSTRYGGLSSTLYENSSGTGSFVMDFTSYPRATWRDQWTPTRAFEQVAGNQNHEFGRFLPWQSNSESPQPEIQGSTNNNPSHGTNLSSGGFFTGASDSSCALSLLSRQPCNLKGQSSNLGSNYELDTDNCHMGSPTAVHGTNISHLPSGSWDYKGNESGTSTLHMLSDSSLGQLTQPGNRVYAGELQVNQQSGRPSTSLEPSRAYYSSAHNMHWST is encoded by the exons ATGGGTTCCTACTCttcttcttctacttcatctgattCTCTTAATGGCTTGAAATTTGGTCAGAAAATCTACTTTGAGGATGTGGGTGgtgctggtggtggtggtgggaaCAATTCCAACAAATCTGGGGGGAGTGGGAGTGTGTCTTGTTCATCAGCTGGAGATGTGGCACCAGCTTCTCCAGCTAAGAAAGGTAGGTTTGCTGCTGCTGGTGGCCAGCAGCCCCCTAGGTGTCAAGTGGAAGGGTGTAAAGTAGATCTGAGTGATGCTAAAGGGTATTATGCCAGGCATAAAGTTTGTGTTATGCACTCAAAGTCAAGTAAGGTGGTTGTTTCAGGTAATGAGCAAAGATTTTGCCAGCAGTGTAGCAG GTTTCATAATCTGCCTGAATTTGATCAAGGAAAACGAAGCTGCCGTAGGCGTCTAGCTGGCCACAATGAGCGTCGTAGGAAGCCTCCTCCTGGATCATTACTGTCCACACGCTATGGAGGTCTCTCATCAACCTTATACG AAAACAGCAGTGGAACTGGAAGCTTTGTGATGGACTTCACAAGTTATCCAAGGGCAACCTGGAGAGATCAGTGGACACCTACAAGAGCATTTGAGCAGGTGGCAGGAAATCAAAACCATGAGTTTGGAAGGTTTCTACCATGGCAAAGCAACTCAGAAAGTCCTCAGCCTGAGATTCAAGGTTCAACAAATAACAACCCCTCTCATGGTACTAATCTTTCTTCTGGAGGATTTTTCACTGGAGCATCCGACTCCAGCTGTGCTCTCTCTCTTCTGTCAAGGCAACCCTGCAATTTAAAAGGCCAATCCTCAAATCTTGGGTCAAACTATGAACTGGATACCGATAACTGCCACATGGGTTCACCCACAGCAGTTCATGGGACTAACATCAGTCATCTCCCCAGTGGCTCTTGGGATTACAAGGGCAATGAAAGTGGAACCAGCACCCTTCACATGCTTTCTGATTCTAGTCTTGGTCAACTTACACAGCCTGGGAACAGGGTCTATGCTGGGGAGCTGCAAGTGAACCAGCAGAGTGGAAGACCATCCACAAGTCTGGAGCCATCGAGGGCTTACTACTCTTCCGCACACAATATGCATTGGTCAACTTGA